Proteins found in one Vagococcus carniphilus genomic segment:
- the cdaA gene encoding diadenylate cyclase CdaA, whose product MSFHLLDLFKPSTWQYFLSNYFSTNLIINIIDILVVWFVIYKLIMLLNGTKAIQVFKGIAIIIIVRILSDFIGLSTVSWLMSQVITYGAIAAIVIFQPEVRRGLEHLGRGSILKNIKRQTDHKNKLIIELDDAIQYMSKRKIGALICIENRDSLVDYVETGISLDSDISSQLLINIFIPNTPLHDGAVIIQDEKIASASSYLPLSESSLIPKEYGTRHRAAIGLSEVSDALTIIVSEETGDVSITHSNKFMPHLEQDEYIKILNDELIQKIEENKQNIFYQFIEDAKKNFRGGKK is encoded by the coding sequence ATGAGCTTTCATCTATTAGACTTGTTCAAACCCAGTACGTGGCAATATTTTTTGAGCAATTATTTTTCAACGAATTTAATTATTAATATTATAGATATACTAGTGGTATGGTTTGTTATTTACAAACTTATAATGCTACTCAATGGAACGAAGGCAATCCAAGTTTTTAAAGGAATTGCAATTATTATTATTGTTAGAATTCTTAGTGATTTTATTGGACTTTCAACAGTTTCTTGGTTGATGAGTCAGGTTATCACTTATGGAGCTATTGCAGCTATTGTTATTTTCCAACCAGAAGTTAGACGAGGATTGGAGCATTTAGGACGAGGTTCTATTTTAAAAAACATCAAGCGGCAAACAGATCATAAAAATAAATTAATTATCGAATTAGATGATGCGATTCAATACATGTCAAAACGTAAGATAGGTGCACTGATTTGTATTGAAAATAGAGATAGTTTAGTGGATTATGTGGAAACGGGTATTTCGTTAGATTCTGATATTTCAAGTCAACTTTTAATCAATATTTTTATACCGAATACGCCACTTCATGATGGTGCAGTTATTATTCAAGATGAAAAGATAGCTTCAGCCTCATCATATTTGCCACTATCTGAAAGTTCTTTGATTCCTAAAGAATACGGAACAAGACACAGAGCAGCTATTGGCTTAAGTGAAGTTAGTGACGCTCTAACGATTATTGTTTCAGAAGAAACTGGTGACGTGAGTATAACTCATAGTAATAAATTTATGCCTCATTTAGAACAAGATGAATACATTAAAATTTTAAATGATGAATTAATTCAAAAAATAGAAGAAAACAAACAAAATATTTTTTACCAATTCATTGAAGATGCTAAGAAAAACTTCAGAGGAGGTAAAAAATAA
- a CDS encoding glycerophosphodiester phosphodiesterase: MTLIFAHRGSKGTHPENTLAAFKEAVRVKADGIELDIQFSKDEDLMVIHDGDVKRTTNGEGLVKDLTLKELKALDAGSWFDKAYSEEKIPLFKEVLALLEEEKYTGILNIEIKTDEYDYMGIESKILETLKEFDLSCDILFSSFNTETMERVMALDTTTPKAVIMDKSERKINFGKDQIAIGGIHPSIEWIKENKEIAREFPKAVRPWTANTKEDMALCFELGLAAFHTDFPERAMMEKDAF; encoded by the coding sequence ATGACTTTAATTTTTGCGCATAGAGGAAGCAAAGGAACACATCCTGAAAATACATTAGCTGCATTCAAAGAGGCAGTTCGCGTCAAGGCAGACGGCATTGAGCTAGATATTCAATTTTCAAAAGATGAAGACTTAATGGTAATTCATGATGGCGATGTAAAAAGAACGACTAATGGTGAAGGTTTAGTTAAAGACCTGACATTAAAAGAATTGAAAGCATTGGATGCTGGTAGTTGGTTTGATAAAGCTTACAGTGAAGAAAAAATTCCATTATTTAAAGAAGTGTTAGCTTTATTAGAGGAAGAAAAATATACTGGTATTTTAAATATTGAAATAAAGACAGATGAATATGATTATATGGGCATCGAATCTAAAATCTTAGAGACATTAAAAGAGTTTGATTTATCTTGTGATATTTTATTTTCAAGCTTCAATACAGAAACAATGGAGAGAGTCATGGCATTAGATACCACTACACCAAAAGCTGTGATTATGGATAAATCAGAGCGAAAAATTAATTTTGGAAAAGATCAAATAGCTATCGGTGGTATTCATCCTTCTATCGAATGGATAAAAGAAAATAAAGAGATTGCTAGAGAGTTTCCTAAAGCAGTTCGTCCATGGACTGCGAATACAAAAGAAGATATGGCTCTTTGTTTTGAGCTTGGATTGGCGGCTTTTCATACCGATTTTCCTGAGAGAGCAATGATGGAAAAGGATGCTTTTTAA
- the miaA gene encoding tRNA (adenosine(37)-N6)-dimethylallyltransferase MiaA, which translates to MEKQKVLVIVGPTGVGKTALSIKLAKEFSGEIISGDSLQVYKKLDIGTAKVTEEEKSGVPHFLIDVKDATENYSAFEFKQEAEEKITEISTRHHLPIIAGGTGMYIQSLLFDFQLGSKEEEKEAKKIRNKWEAYAMEHGKDELWGYLNQIDPKASEKIHMNNEKRVIRAIEVFEKTGTSILEQQGLDLTDLSQCQYDVKLIGLETDRAFLYERINQRVDLMLEEGLLEEAEYVFSLGETQASQGIGYKEFFAYFREEISLEVATDKVKQHSRQYAKRQLTWFKNRMSVEWYDLVQMPEQVDELIESVKEWLAE; encoded by the coding sequence ATGGAAAAACAAAAAGTATTAGTAATTGTTGGACCAACCGGTGTTGGAAAAACAGCCTTAAGTATTAAATTAGCTAAAGAGTTTTCTGGAGAAATTATTAGTGGAGATTCTCTTCAAGTTTACAAAAAACTTGATATTGGAACAGCAAAAGTAACAGAAGAAGAAAAATCAGGCGTACCTCATTTTTTAATTGATGTGAAAGACGCAACTGAAAACTACTCAGCTTTTGAATTTAAACAAGAAGCTGAAGAAAAAATAACAGAAATAAGTACACGTCATCATCTACCAATCATAGCTGGTGGGACAGGCATGTATATTCAATCCCTGTTATTTGACTTTCAACTAGGCAGTAAAGAAGAAGAGAAAGAAGCTAAAAAAATACGAAACAAATGGGAAGCTTACGCAATGGAACATGGTAAGGACGAACTTTGGGGATATTTAAATCAAATTGATCCAAAAGCCAGCGAAAAGATCCATATGAATAATGAAAAAAGAGTGATTCGAGCGATTGAAGTGTTCGAAAAAACAGGTACAAGTATCCTAGAACAGCAAGGACTAGACCTAACTGACTTATCTCAATGTCAGTATGACGTTAAATTAATTGGGTTGGAAACAGATCGTGCATTTTTATATGAACGAATTAATCAACGAGTAGACTTGATGTTAGAAGAGGGGTTATTAGAAGAAGCAGAATATGTTTTTTCTTTAGGTGAAACTCAAGCTAGTCAGGGAATAGGTTATAAAGAGTTTTTTGCTTATTTTAGAGAAGAGATCTCTCTTGAAGTTGCGACTGATAAAGTAAAACAACATTCAAGACAGTATGCTAAAAGACAATTAACTTGGTTTAAAAACCGAATGAGTGTTGAATGGTATGATTTAGTTCAAATGCCAGAACAAGTGGATGAATTAATAGAATCAGTTAAAGAATGGTTAGCTGAGTGA
- a CDS encoding rhodanese-like domain-containing protein, whose translation MSFLATINIFLFSIIVIYGLYKLYFFIMRKRTAKMLTQEEFQESMRNAQVIDVREKEDFNRGHILGARSVPYTISKAHKEYLTAIRKDKPIYLYDNKVAMAIYMAKLLKKEGFTDIYILKDGYSGWTGKTKKK comes from the coding sequence ATGTCATTTTTAGCAACAATTAACATTTTTTTATTTTCAATTATTGTCATTTATGGTTTGTATAAACTATATTTCTTCATTATGAGAAAGAGAACAGCCAAAATGTTAACTCAAGAAGAGTTCCAAGAATCAATGCGAAATGCTCAAGTAATTGATGTGAGAGAAAAAGAAGACTTTAATCGTGGTCATATTTTAGGGGCAAGAAGTGTTCCTTACACTATTTCAAAAGCACATAAAGAGTATTTAACAGCAATTAGAAAAGATAAACCAATCTATCTTTACGACAATAAAGTAGCAATGGCAATTTACATGGCTAAATTATTGAAAAAAGAAGGTTTCACTGATATCTATATTCTAAAAGATGGTTACAGTGGTTGGACAGGTAAAACAAAGAAAAAATAA
- the glmM gene encoding phosphoglucosamine mutase, which yields MGKYFGTDGVRGIANQELTPELAFKIGRCGGYVLVQHSDLENEMPQVLVGRDTRISGQLLEQALIAGLLSVGIEVLQLGVISTPGVSYLTRTQKAAAGVMISASHNPAQDNGIKFFGPDGFKLADDEELEIEALLDSKEDILPRPSAAGLGTLDDYPEGLQKYMEFLKETIPSDLEGLTVCLDGANGATSPLVNHLFADLNTDFYTMGIRPDGININDGVGSTHPEELAKFVVEKQADLGLAFDGDGDRVIAVDEKGTIVDGDKILYICGKYLKEQGKLNGNTIVATVMSNLGFHKAVSQAGMRAIATQVGDRYVVEEMRKSGYNLGGEQSGHIVFLDYNTTGDGLLSGIQLMNVMKETGKKLSELTAEIEEYPQKLVNIKVSDKYGAMDVPAIKAVIEEVEAQMAGDGRVLVRPSGTEPLLRVMAEAPTEDKVNYYVDKIAEIVIKEIGL from the coding sequence ATGGGTAAGTATTTTGGAACAGATGGCGTTAGAGGTATTGCAAATCAAGAATTAACTCCAGAGTTAGCATTTAAAATTGGTCGTTGTGGAGGATATGTTTTAGTTCAACATAGCGATTTAGAAAATGAGATGCCACAAGTTCTAGTGGGAAGAGATACTCGTATTTCTGGTCAATTATTAGAGCAAGCTCTTATTGCTGGTTTGCTATCTGTAGGAATTGAAGTTTTACAATTAGGTGTTATTTCTACACCTGGTGTTTCTTATTTAACACGTACGCAAAAAGCAGCAGCAGGAGTTATGATTTCAGCTTCTCATAATCCAGCGCAAGATAACGGCATTAAATTCTTCGGACCAGACGGATTTAAATTAGCAGATGACGAGGAATTAGAAATTGAAGCTCTTTTAGATTCAAAAGAAGATATTTTACCAAGACCTTCGGCAGCAGGATTAGGAACATTGGACGACTATCCAGAAGGTTTACAAAAATATATGGAATTCTTAAAAGAAACAATTCCTTCTGATTTAGAAGGTTTGACAGTTTGTTTAGATGGTGCAAATGGAGCAACTTCTCCACTTGTTAATCATTTATTTGCTGATCTAAATACTGATTTTTATACAATGGGAATTAGACCAGATGGAATTAATATCAATGATGGTGTTGGTTCAACTCACCCAGAAGAATTAGCTAAATTTGTTGTTGAAAAGCAAGCTGATTTAGGACTAGCTTTTGATGGTGATGGGGATCGTGTTATTGCAGTTGACGAAAAAGGAACAATCGTAGATGGTGATAAAATTCTTTATATCTGCGGAAAATACTTAAAAGAACAAGGTAAATTAAATGGTAACACAATTGTTGCGACAGTTATGAGCAACTTAGGTTTCCATAAAGCTGTTAGCCAAGCTGGTATGAGAGCTATCGCAACTCAAGTTGGTGATCGTTATGTTGTTGAAGAAATGAGAAAATCTGGTTACAACTTAGGTGGAGAACAATCAGGACATATTGTTTTCCTTGATTACAATACAACAGGTGATGGTTTATTATCAGGTATTCAGTTAATGAATGTTATGAAAGAAACTGGTAAAAAATTATCAGAATTGACAGCTGAAATTGAAGAATACCCACAAAAATTAGTGAACATTAAAGTTAGTGATAAATATGGTGCAATGGATGTTCCAGCTATTAAAGCAGTCATTGAAGAAGTAGAAGCTCAGATGGCAGGAGACGGACGTGTGTTGGTTCGACCTTCAGGAACTGAACCATTATTAAGAGTTATGGCTGAAGCGCCAACTGAAGACAAAGTGAACTATTATGTCGATAAAATTGCCGAAATTGTTATTAAAGAGATTGGCTTATAA
- a CDS encoding MerR family transcriptional regulator gives MKEKELRRNLAVFPMSSVMKLTDLTARKIRYYEEQQLIFPERNAGNNRLFSLNDIDRLLDIKEMLSDHFTIKEIQKQFIKQDKRQEQLSEEKIRIALYNDLMKESGLN, from the coding sequence ATGAAAGAAAAGGAATTAAGACGAAATTTAGCTGTCTTTCCAATGAGTTCTGTTATGAAGTTAACCGATTTAACTGCTCGTAAAATTAGATATTATGAAGAGCAACAGTTAATTTTTCCAGAACGGAATGCAGGGAATAATCGTTTGTTTTCTTTAAATGATATTGATCGACTTCTTGATATTAAAGAGATGCTAAGCGATCACTTTACGATTAAAGAAATTCAAAAGCAATTTATCAAACAAGATAAAAGACAAGAACAATTATCTGAGGAAAAAATAAGAATTGCTTTATACAATGATTTGATGAAGGAAAGTGGCTTAAATTAA
- a CDS encoding ROK family glucokinase, with translation MSKKIIGIDLGGTTAKFAILTETGDIQQKWSIETNINDEGSHIVPDIIASIKHRLELYNMTSDEFIGIGMGTPGTVDREAGTVIGAYNLNWKTLQQLKKPIEEALNIPFALDNDANVAALGERWKGAGENSPEVTFITLGTGVGGGIIAEGNLLHGVTGAAGEIGHITVDPEGFDCTCGKKGCLETVASATGVVRLARTMSESYSGDSSLKYKIDDGQEVTSKDVFDAAKADDDFALLVVDKVCFYLGLACGNIGNILNPSDIVIGGGVSAAGDFLIERVQQYFNQFTFPQVRESTKIKLAILGNEAGVIGAASLALQFK, from the coding sequence TTGAGTAAGAAAATAATTGGTATTGATTTAGGTGGAACGACTGCAAAATTTGCAATTTTAACAGAGACTGGTGACATTCAACAAAAATGGAGTATCGAAACAAACATTAATGATGAAGGATCACATATTGTTCCAGATATTATTGCATCTATTAAGCATCGTTTAGAGTTATATAACATGACTTCTGACGAGTTTATTGGTATTGGAATGGGAACTCCTGGAACGGTTGACCGTGAGGCAGGTACTGTCATTGGTGCATATAATTTAAACTGGAAGACATTACAACAATTAAAAAAACCAATTGAAGAAGCTTTAAATATTCCATTTGCTTTAGATAATGATGCCAATGTGGCAGCTCTTGGCGAAAGATGGAAAGGTGCAGGTGAAAACTCACCAGAAGTTACTTTTATCACTCTTGGAACAGGAGTAGGTGGTGGCATTATCGCTGAGGGTAATCTTTTACATGGTGTAACAGGTGCAGCAGGCGAGATTGGACATATCACAGTAGATCCTGAAGGTTTTGATTGTACATGTGGTAAAAAAGGTTGTTTAGAAACAGTTGCTAGTGCGACAGGTGTGGTTCGTTTAGCTAGAACAATGTCAGAATCTTACTCAGGTGATTCATCTCTAAAATATAAGATTGATGATGGGCAAGAAGTGACTAGTAAGGATGTATTTGACGCAGCTAAAGCAGATGATGATTTTGCTTTATTAGTTGTTGATAAAGTTTGTTTCTATTTAGGCCTTGCATGTGGTAATATTGGTAACATATTGAATCCAAGTGACATCGTCATTGGTGGTGGGGTTTCAGCAGCAGGAGATTTCCTAATTGAAAGAGTACAACAATACTTTAATCAATTTACTTTCCCTCAAGTAAGAGAAAGTACAAAAATTAAATTAGCTATTTTAGGAAATGAAGCTGGTGTAATTGGAGCTGCATCCCTAGCGTTACAATTCAAATAA
- the hflX gene encoding GTPase HflX: MEKVILVGVETQENFKTFDESMTELGNLAETAQGEVIGELIQKRQVIDRRTILGKGKLQELASLIQSKEADTVIFNHELTARQARLIEEEVQVKVIDRVQLILDIFAMRAKSKEGQLQVELAQLNYLLPRLVGQGTALSRLGGGIGTRGPGETKLETDRRHIRHKVTIIKRELKETSEHRERSRQKRKDSSVFQIGLIGYTNAGKSTILNLLTNTKTYAEDQLFATLDPLTKKWQLPDGLETTLTDTVGFIQDLPTQLIEAFQSTLEESRSVDLLLHVVDVTSENRNQQEKTVLELLDTLEMNHIPVLTVYNKADQLLDTSQFVPTIYPNCLISAFEDSGKNILTEAILKRLKEIFVPFEIHLEANEAYLLNQMPKEVLIESYEYLEEENSYQVKGYCQKHSKWLQRAID; encoded by the coding sequence GTGGAAAAAGTAATTCTTGTTGGTGTAGAGACCCAGGAGAATTTTAAGACATTTGATGAATCAATGACAGAACTTGGTAACTTAGCTGAAACAGCGCAAGGCGAGGTTATTGGAGAATTAATTCAAAAAAGACAAGTCATTGATAGAAGGACGATTTTAGGAAAAGGTAAACTTCAAGAGTTAGCTTCTTTAATTCAATCAAAAGAAGCAGATACAGTAATTTTTAACCACGAACTAACAGCTAGACAAGCTAGACTTATTGAAGAAGAAGTACAAGTTAAAGTCATTGACCGCGTGCAATTAATTCTTGATATCTTTGCGATGCGAGCTAAATCAAAAGAAGGTCAACTTCAAGTGGAGTTAGCTCAGCTTAACTATTTGCTTCCTCGTTTAGTGGGACAAGGGACAGCTTTATCTCGTTTAGGTGGAGGTATTGGAACAAGAGGTCCTGGTGAGACAAAATTAGAAACAGACCGAAGACATATACGTCATAAAGTCACTATCATTAAAAGAGAGTTAAAAGAAACAAGTGAGCATCGTGAAAGAAGTAGACAAAAACGAAAAGATTCCTCTGTTTTTCAAATAGGTTTAATTGGTTATACGAATGCTGGAAAATCAACCATTTTAAATTTATTAACTAATACTAAAACTTACGCTGAGGATCAATTGTTTGCGACATTAGATCCTTTGACTAAAAAATGGCAACTGCCAGACGGTTTGGAAACTACATTAACTGATACAGTTGGTTTTATTCAAGATTTACCAACTCAGTTAATCGAAGCGTTCCAGTCTACGTTAGAAGAAAGTCGAAGTGTTGATTTATTACTTCATGTGGTAGATGTGACGTCTGAAAATAGAAATCAACAGGAAAAAACAGTATTAGAATTATTGGATACATTGGAAATGAATCATATACCAGTTTTGACGGTTTATAATAAAGCAGATCAGTTATTAGATACTAGCCAATTTGTTCCAACTATTTATCCTAATTGTTTAATATCTGCTTTTGAGGATTCAGGAAAAAATATCTTAACTGAGGCAATTTTGAAACGACTAAAAGAAATTTTTGTTCCATTTGAAATTCATTTAGAGGCTAATGAAGCCTATTTATTAAATCAAATGCCAAAAGAAGTCTTAATAGAATCTTATGAATATCTAGAAGAAGAAAACAGTTATCAAGTAAAAGGTTACTGTCAAAAGCATTCTAAATGGTTACAAAGGGCTATTGATTAA
- the glnA gene encoding type I glutamate--ammonia ligase codes for MGKYTTKEQIKEAAQNENVRFLRLMFTDILGRLKNVEVPISQIDKVLDNKMMFDGSSIEGFVRIEESDMYLYPDVSTFMIFPWESEKGKVARLICDVYNTEGKPFEGDPRGNLKRVLKEMNDLGFTGFNIGPEPEFFLFKLDENGKPTDQLNDQGGYFDFAPTDLGENCRRDIVLELESLGFEVEASHHECAPGQHEIDFKYANAIEACDNIQTFELVVRTIARKHGLHATFMPKPLYGIAGSGMHINMSLFNEKGNVFYDENGEDGLSQTAYHFLGGLLKHARGYTAVCNPIVNSYKRLVPGYEAPVYVAWSGKNRSPLVRVPSSRGLSTRLELRSVDPTANPYLAMAVLLQSGLDGIKNELTPPAAVDRNIYVMTEEERKEAEITDLPSTLHNAIKAMRKDEVVKEALGSHIYNNFIEAKKMEWSAFRQQVSEWEREQYLEMY; via the coding sequence ATGGGAAAATACACAACAAAAGAACAGATTAAAGAAGCAGCACAAAATGAAAATGTTAGATTTTTACGCTTAATGTTTACTGATATTTTAGGTAGACTGAAAAATGTTGAGGTTCCTATTAGCCAAATTGATAAAGTATTAGATAATAAAATGATGTTTGATGGATCATCTATTGAAGGATTTGTTCGTATTGAAGAAAGTGATATGTACTTATATCCAGATGTTTCAACATTCATGATTTTCCCGTGGGAAAGCGAAAAAGGAAAAGTAGCTCGTTTAATCTGTGATGTTTATAACACAGAAGGCAAACCTTTTGAAGGCGACCCTCGTGGTAACTTAAAACGTGTTTTAAAAGAAATGAATGACTTAGGATTTACTGGATTTAACATTGGACCAGAACCAGAGTTTTTCTTATTTAAACTAGATGAAAATGGTAAACCAACAGACCAATTAAACGATCAAGGTGGCTATTTTGATTTTGCACCAACCGATTTAGGTGAAAACTGTCGTCGTGATATTGTATTAGAGTTAGAAAGTCTTGGTTTTGAAGTAGAAGCTTCTCACCATGAGTGTGCACCAGGACAACATGAAATTGATTTTAAATATGCTAATGCGATTGAAGCATGTGATAACATTCAAACGTTTGAATTAGTTGTTAGAACGATTGCTAGAAAGCATGGTTTACACGCTACTTTCATGCCAAAACCACTTTACGGAATTGCTGGTTCTGGTATGCATATTAACATGTCTTTATTTAATGAAAAGGGTAATGTTTTCTATGATGAAAACGGAGAAGATGGCTTAAGTCAAACAGCTTATCATTTCTTAGGTGGATTATTGAAGCATGCAAGAGGGTATACAGCTGTTTGTAACCCGATTGTTAATTCCTATAAACGTTTAGTACCTGGTTACGAAGCTCCTGTTTATGTAGCGTGGAGTGGTAAAAATCGCTCACCACTTGTTCGTGTTCCAAGCTCACGTGGTTTATCAACTCGTTTAGAATTACGTTCAGTTGATCCAACTGCCAATCCTTATCTTGCAATGGCTGTTTTATTACAATCTGGATTAGATGGTATTAAAAATGAGTTAACTCCACCAGCAGCAGTTGACCGTAATATTTACGTGATGACTGAAGAGGAAAGAAAAGAAGCTGAAATCACAGATTTACCATCTACTTTGCATAATGCGATTAAAGCAATGAGAAAAGATGAAGTGGTTAAAGAAGCTTTAGGTAGCCATATTTACAATAACTTTATTGAAGCTAAGAAAATGGAATGGTCTGCGTTCCGTCAACAAGTTTCTGAATGGGAAAGAGAACAATATTTAGAAATGTATTAG
- a CDS encoding DUF3042 family protein: MKKFTSGFLTGTTVTLAALAGVAVGIKKLVIEPVEEKEMMIDDNRKKAMRKSRAR; this comes from the coding sequence ATGAAAAAATTTACTTCAGGCTTTTTAACTGGTACTACAGTTACTCTTGCTGCTTTAGCTGGTGTTGCTGTCGGAATTAAAAAACTTGTTATCGAACCAGTTGAGGAAAAAGAAATGATGATTGACGATAACCGTAAAAAAGCAATGCGTAAAAGTCGCGCTCGTTAA
- a CDS encoding CdaR family protein has translation MKKDNKGLWLIRLLSFFFAILLFYNANSISLNNDDNGFTELSATAEKVPVNVTYNQDKYFISGFDQTVNVDLKSSNKILLDKESNSETRSFSVVMDLTKYGEGTHEVSLQLTGLPTAIKGTIKPSKLTVTIEKKKSNKFPVEPAIDNKIFTSGYELEKATVDPASVTISGGEDSIKHVSKVIAGISDKTDVSTDFSQKVKVYAVDEKGEALNVNIEPHTVRVDVNVTAPTKEVKVVPVQSGVIPKGIKDYSFSLEQSKVHITGPKDILDEINSIDLKIDTTNIRETLSSSYVVVVPKEVKVSPETVFVTVTPNKETSDSSTTKREKSTTSKDSDKISDSSKK, from the coding sequence ATGAAAAAAGACAATAAAGGTTTATGGTTAATTCGCTTGTTATCTTTTTTCTTTGCCATTCTGTTGTTCTATAACGCAAATTCAATAAGTTTGAATAATGACGACAATGGTTTTACTGAATTAAGTGCAACAGCAGAGAAGGTACCAGTCAATGTGACTTATAATCAAGACAAGTATTTTATTTCAGGTTTTGATCAAACTGTTAATGTAGATTTGAAGAGTTCTAATAAAATTTTGTTAGACAAAGAGTCGAACTCTGAAACGCGTAGTTTTTCAGTAGTGATGGATTTAACTAAATACGGTGAGGGGACTCATGAAGTATCACTTCAGTTAACAGGACTACCAACGGCTATAAAAGGAACTATTAAACCAAGCAAATTAACTGTTACGATTGAAAAGAAAAAGAGCAACAAATTCCCAGTGGAACCAGCTATTGATAATAAGATTTTTACTTCAGGATATGAACTTGAAAAAGCAACCGTTGATCCAGCAAGTGTGACGATTTCAGGTGGGGAAGATTCTATCAAGCACGTATCAAAAGTTATTGCAGGTATTAGTGATAAAACAGATGTGTCGACAGATTTTTCTCAAAAAGTAAAAGTTTATGCGGTAGATGAAAAAGGCGAAGCTTTAAATGTTAATATCGAACCACACACAGTCAGAGTGGATGTTAATGTGACAGCACCAACTAAAGAAGTGAAAGTTGTTCCTGTTCAATCAGGAGTCATTCCTAAAGGGATTAAGGACTACTCCTTCTCATTGGAACAGAGCAAGGTACACATAACAGGACCAAAAGATATTTTAGACGAAATCAATTCAATTGATTTAAAAATAGATACAACAAACATTAGAGAAACTCTTTCAAGTTCTTATGTAGTTGTTGTGCCAAAAGAGGTCAAAGTCAGTCCTGAAACAGTTTTTGTTACAGTAACACCAAACAAAGAAACGTCAGATTCTAGCACAACAAAAAGAGAAAAGTCGACAACTTCTAAAGATTCTGATAAAATTTCTGATAGTAGCAAAAAATAA
- the rsmD gene encoding 16S rRNA (guanine(966)-N(2))-methyltransferase RsmD yields MRVIAGDFKGRKLNSLSGDNTRPTSDKIKGSIFNMIGPYFEDEVVLDLFSGSGNLAIEAVSRGCEKAYCFDNHFKAISIIKENIGLTKKSEAFTVKKMDADKALDWLKGEGIRFDLVFLDPPYAKQVIEKQVEKMLSLGLLNEFAKVVCETDKQVELPERILNLEQIKVQDYGTTKVTIYKLLEGVGLDES; encoded by the coding sequence ATGAGAGTCATAGCAGGAGATTTTAAAGGTAGAAAACTTAATTCACTTTCAGGTGACAATACACGTCCGACAAGTGACAAAATAAAAGGCTCTATTTTTAACATGATAGGCCCTTATTTTGAAGATGAGGTAGTTCTTGATTTATTCAGCGGAAGTGGAAACTTAGCTATTGAAGCAGTTTCAAGAGGATGCGAAAAGGCTTATTGTTTTGATAACCATTTTAAAGCAATAAGTATCATCAAAGAAAATATTGGGTTGACTAAAAAAAGTGAAGCTTTCACTGTTAAAAAAATGGATGCAGATAAAGCTCTTGATTGGTTAAAAGGAGAAGGCATCCGTTTTGATTTAGTGTTTTTGGATCCACCTTACGCTAAGCAAGTGATTGAAAAACAAGTTGAAAAAATGTTGTCACTAGGCTTATTAAATGAGTTTGCTAAAGTTGTGTGTGAGACAGATAAGCAAGTAGAGTTGCCGGAAAGAATTTTAAATTTAGAACAAATAAAAGTTCAAGATTACGGTACAACTAAAGTAACTATTTATAAATTACTTGAAGGAGTTGGTTTAGATGAGTCATAA
- the efp gene encoding elongation factor P, with the protein MISVVDLRSGMTFEKDGKLIKVLEASHHKPGKGNTVMRLKLRDMRSGSTTDTTMRPDEKVKKAHIDSKSVQFLYIQDDMAIFMDLETYEQYEIPVSVIEHELNYLLDNMEVKIQFYIDEVVGVSLPTTVELKVVETPPSIKGATVSGSGKPATMETGLVVNVPDFIEVGEVLEVNTQDGSYVKRAK; encoded by the coding sequence ATGATTTCAGTTGTAGATTTAAGAAGTGGTATGACATTTGAAAAAGATGGCAAATTAATCAAAGTTTTAGAAGCTAGTCATCATAAACCTGGTAAAGGTAATACAGTTATGCGTCTAAAATTAAGAGACATGAGAAGTGGCTCAACAACAGATACAACAATGCGCCCAGATGAAAAAGTTAAAAAAGCTCATATTGATAGTAAATCAGTTCAATTCTTATACATTCAAGATGATATGGCAATTTTTATGGATTTAGAAACATATGAACAATATGAAATTCCAGTATCAGTTATTGAACATGAATTAAACTACTTATTAGACAATATGGAAGTAAAAATTCAATTTTATATTGATGAAGTTGTAGGAGTTAGTTTACCAACAACTGTTGAATTAAAAGTTGTTGAAACACCACCTTCAATTAAAGGAGCTACAGTTTCTGGTTCTGGTAAACCTGCAACAATGGAAACTGGTCTAGTTGTAAATGTTCCTGATTTCATCGAAGTTGGAGAAGTGTTAGAAGTTAACACTCAAGATGGTTCATACGTTAAACGTGCTAAATAG